A window of Lepidochelys kempii isolate rLepKem1 chromosome 1, rLepKem1.hap2, whole genome shotgun sequence contains these coding sequences:
- the POGLUT2 gene encoding protein O-glucosyltransferase 2 isoform X1, translated as MFSIGLLCYLTLGTIPVFTVSGGGNQLSPENSLIWGPGLRADVVLPARYFYVQALDTEGQRFTFSPGANAFQVKITAPDEQFTRIGVQILDRKDGSFIVRYRMYASYKNLKIEIKVKDKHVAKSPYILKGPVYHENCDCPREDSTAWLEDMSCPQAIPQIQRDLAHFPTVDPDKIAKEIPQRFGQRQSLCHYTIKDNKVYIRTHGEHVGFRIFMDAILLSLARKVKMPDVEFFVNLGDWPLEKKKSTQNLHPIFSWCGSTESKDIVMPTYDLTDSVLETMGRVSLDMMSVQANTGPPWEDKNTTAVWRGRDSRKERLELVKLSRKYPDIIDAAFTNFFFFKHDESLYGPIVKHISFFDFFKYKYQINIDGTVAAYRLPYLLAGNSVVLKQDSFYYEHFYNELQPWKHYIPFKNDLSDLLEKLQWAKDHDEEARNIAKSGQEFARNNLMGDHVFCYYFKLFQEYANLQVSEPKIRDGMEKVEQPDDDLFPCTCHRKKAKDEL; from the exons ATGTTTAGCATTGGGCTGCTTTGTTACTTAACGCTTGGAACAATTCCGGTGTTCACTGTATCGGGTGGAGGAAACCAGCTGAGTCCGGAGAACAGTTTAATATGGGGACCTGGTCTGAGAGCAGATGTTGTCCTCCCCGCTCGGTATTTTTATGTTCAGGCTTTGGACACTGAAGGGCAGAG gtttACTTTCTCTCCAGGAGCAAATGCATTCCAGGTGAAGATCACTGCTCCTGATGAGCAGTTCACTCGGATAGGAGTGCAGATATTAGACAGAAAAGATGGCTCCTTCATTGTGAGGTACAGAATGTATGCAAGCTACAAAAACCTGAAGATAGAAATCAAAGTCAAAGATAAACATGTTGCCAAGTctccatatattttaaaag GCCCTGTTTACCATGAGAATTGTGACTGCCCTCGCGAAGACAGCACTGCATGGCTGGAAGATATGAGCTGCCCTCAAGCCATTCCACAGATTCAGAGAGACCTAGCACATTTTCCCACTGTTGATCCAGATAAGATTGCAAAGGAAATTCCACAAAGGTTTGGACAAAGACAGAGCTTGTGTCACTATACCATAAAAGATAACAAG GTTTATATAAGGACTCATGGTGAGCATGTTGGCTTCAGGATTTTCATGGATGCTATACTACTTTCTTTGGCTAGAAAA GTGAAAATGCCAGACGTAGAGTTTTTTGTTAATTTAGGGGATTGGcctttagagaaaaaaaaatctactcagAACCTTCATCCCATCTTCTCATGGTGTGGATCCACAGAATCGAAAGACATTGTGATGCCAACCTATGATTTGACAGACTCAGTCTTAGAAACTATGGGCCG AGTCAGCCTGGACATGATGTCTGTCCAGGCCAACACTGGGCCACCCTGGGAAGACAAGAATACTACAGCAGTTTGGAGGGGACGTGACAGCCGCAAAGAGAGGCTTGAACTTGTAAAACTCAGTAGAAAATATCCAGATATCATAGATGCTGCTTTcacaaactttttcttttttaaacatgatGAAAGCCTCTATGGTCCCATTGTGAAGCATATTTCATTTTTTGATTTTTTCAAG TATAAATATCAAATTAATATTGACGGCACAGTGGCTGCATACAGATTGCCTTACCTGTTAGCAGGAAACAGTGTAGTACTGAAGCAAGACTCCTTCTACTATGAACATTTTTATAATGAGCTGCAGCCCTGGAAACACTACATTCCATTTAAAAATGACCTGAGTGACCTACTGGAGAAGCTACAGTGGGCAAAAGATCATGATGAAGAG GCAAGGAATATTGCAAAATCAGGGCAAGAATTTGCAAGAAATAACCTCATGGGAGATCATGTATTCTGTTATTATTTCAAACTTTTCCAG
- the POGLUT2 gene encoding protein O-glucosyltransferase 2 isoform X2 → MFSIGLLCYLTLGTIPVFTVSGGGNQLSPENSLIWGPGLRADVVLPARYFYVQALDTEGQRFTFSPGANAFQVKITAPDEQFTRIGVQILDRKDGSFIVRYRMYASYKNLKIEIKVKDKHVAKSPYILKGPVYHENCDCPREDSTAWLEDMSCPQAIPQIQRDLAHFPTVDPDKIAKEIPQRFGQRQSLCHYTIKDNKVYIRTHGEHVGFRIFMDAILLSLARKVKMPDVEFFVNLGDWPLEKKKSTQNLHPIFSWCGSTESKDIVMPTYDLTDSVLETMGRVSLDMMSVQANTGPPWEDKNTTAVWRGRDSRKERLELVKLSRKYPDIIDAAFTNFFFFKHDESLYGPIVKHISFFDFFKYKYQINIDGTVAAYRLPYLLAGNSVVLKQDSFYYEHFYNELQPWKHYIPFKNDLSDLLEKLQWAKDHDEENHYYHLQKFSYVRIFLFFDRQGILQNQGKNLQEITSWEIMYSVIISNFSRNTPIYK, encoded by the exons ATGTTTAGCATTGGGCTGCTTTGTTACTTAACGCTTGGAACAATTCCGGTGTTCACTGTATCGGGTGGAGGAAACCAGCTGAGTCCGGAGAACAGTTTAATATGGGGACCTGGTCTGAGAGCAGATGTTGTCCTCCCCGCTCGGTATTTTTATGTTCAGGCTTTGGACACTGAAGGGCAGAG gtttACTTTCTCTCCAGGAGCAAATGCATTCCAGGTGAAGATCACTGCTCCTGATGAGCAGTTCACTCGGATAGGAGTGCAGATATTAGACAGAAAAGATGGCTCCTTCATTGTGAGGTACAGAATGTATGCAAGCTACAAAAACCTGAAGATAGAAATCAAAGTCAAAGATAAACATGTTGCCAAGTctccatatattttaaaag GCCCTGTTTACCATGAGAATTGTGACTGCCCTCGCGAAGACAGCACTGCATGGCTGGAAGATATGAGCTGCCCTCAAGCCATTCCACAGATTCAGAGAGACCTAGCACATTTTCCCACTGTTGATCCAGATAAGATTGCAAAGGAAATTCCACAAAGGTTTGGACAAAGACAGAGCTTGTGTCACTATACCATAAAAGATAACAAG GTTTATATAAGGACTCATGGTGAGCATGTTGGCTTCAGGATTTTCATGGATGCTATACTACTTTCTTTGGCTAGAAAA GTGAAAATGCCAGACGTAGAGTTTTTTGTTAATTTAGGGGATTGGcctttagagaaaaaaaaatctactcagAACCTTCATCCCATCTTCTCATGGTGTGGATCCACAGAATCGAAAGACATTGTGATGCCAACCTATGATTTGACAGACTCAGTCTTAGAAACTATGGGCCG AGTCAGCCTGGACATGATGTCTGTCCAGGCCAACACTGGGCCACCCTGGGAAGACAAGAATACTACAGCAGTTTGGAGGGGACGTGACAGCCGCAAAGAGAGGCTTGAACTTGTAAAACTCAGTAGAAAATATCCAGATATCATAGATGCTGCTTTcacaaactttttcttttttaaacatgatGAAAGCCTCTATGGTCCCATTGTGAAGCATATTTCATTTTTTGATTTTTTCAAG TATAAATATCAAATTAATATTGACGGCACAGTGGCTGCATACAGATTGCCTTACCTGTTAGCAGGAAACAGTGTAGTACTGAAGCAAGACTCCTTCTACTATGAACATTTTTATAATGAGCTGCAGCCCTGGAAACACTACATTCCATTTAAAAATGACCTGAGTGACCTACTGGAGAAGCTACAGTGGGCAAAAGATCATGATGAAGAG AATCACTACTACCATCTCCAGAAATTTTCCTATGTCaggattttccttttctttgacaGGCAAGGAATATTGCAAAATCAGGGCAAGAATTTGCAAGAAATAACCTCATGGGAGATCATGTATTCTGTTATTATTTCAAACTTTTCCAG
- the BIVM gene encoding basic immunoglobulin-like variable motif-containing protein isoform X1: MPNVAEGERENGSGHKENRPEKKSPEATLHDDVKPYCTSDASATSLGPTGDGHYPWGCPVTHTREKIYTICSDYAFLNQVTSVHKSPSATVSACLPDSAALNVGNNTPNFIDIQSGASEIIYHEDTNLEHLSSSLGKLPLAWEIDKSEFNGVTPNLKNRAGNMKKQVTKKKSLDKKSKQYRECSQHSTVEEIKQRKVLDLRRWYCISRPQYKTSCGISSLVSCWNYLYSTLGTGNLPPITQEEALHILGFQPPFEEIRFGPFTGNTTLMRWFRQINDHFHVKGCSYVLYKPHGKNKTAGETAAGALVKLTQGLKDESMAYIYHCQNHYFCPIGFEATPVKASKAYSRGHLLQQEVEYWILIGESSRKHPTIHCKKWIDIVTDLNTQNPEYLDIRHLERGLQYRKTKKVGGNLHCIISFQRLNWQRFGPWNFPFGNIRRDMQPQAQGIAKSESEDNITKKQHGHLGRSFSAGFHQESMWKKMCNLHERRNSGYQSYTDYDGNDRN, from the exons ATGCCTAACGTTGCAGAAGGTGAAAGGGAGAATGGTTCTGGACATAAAGAAAACAGacctgaaaaaaaatctccagaagCTACTCTTCATGATGATGTAAAGCCATATTGCACTTCAGATGCATCTGCTACGTCACTGGGTCCTACTGGAGATGGGCATTATCCGTGGGGGTGTCCTGTGACTCACACCCGAGAAAAAATTTATACCATCTGCTCAGACTATGCTTTTTTAAATCAGGTAACGTCTGTTCATAAAAGTCCAAGTGCTACAGTTAGTGCCTGCCTACCAGATAGTGCTGCCTTAAATGTTGGAAATAATACACCTAACTTCATTGACATTCAAAGTGGAGCTTCTGAGATAATCTACCATGAAGACACTAACTTGGAACATTTATCTAGTAGTCTTGGAAAGCTTCCACTGGCATGGGAAATTGACAAATCCGAGTTCAATGGAGTGACCCCAAATCTGAAAAACAGAGCAG GCAACATGAAGAAACAAGTAACAAAGAAAAAATCTTTggacaaaaaaagcaaacaatacaGGGAGTGTTCTCAACATTCCACCGTTGAAGAAATAAAGCAGCGGAAAGTGCTCGACCTCAGGAGATG GTACTGTATTAGCCGACCCCAATACAAGACTTCCTGTGGAATTTCCTCTCTAGTATCTTGCTGGAATTACTTATATAGCACACTGGGAACTGGAAA CCTACCACCTATTACTCAAGAAGAAGCCTTGCATATTTTGGGCTTTCAACCCCCATTTGAGGAAATTAGATTTGGTCCCTTTACAGGAAATACAACTTTAATGAG ATGGTTTAGACAAATTAATGATCATTTCCATGTAAAAGGATGTTCATATGTTCTATATAAACCTCATGGGAAGAACAAGACAGCTGGAGAAACTG CTGCAGGGGCCTTGGTAAAGTTAACACAAGGACTGAAAGATGAATCGATGGCCTATATCTATCATTGCCAAAATCATTATTTTTGTCCAATTGGATTTGAAGCTACCCCTGTAAAAGCTAGTAAAGCATACAG CAGAGGTCACCTCTTGCAACAAGAAGTGGAGTATTGGATCTTAATTGGAGAATCAAGTAGAAAACACCCTACCATTCACTGTAAAAA GTGGATAGATATTGTTACAGACCTGAACACTCAAAATCCAGAATACTTGGATATTCGGCACCTGGAGAGGGGTCTGCAGTATAGAAAAACAAAGAAG GTAGGAGGAAATCTGCACTGTATCATTTCTTTTCAGAGACTTAACTGGCAAAGGTTTGGTCCTTGGAACTTCCCATTTGGAAACATTAGACGAGATATGCAACCACAAGCACAAGGAATTGCGAAATCTGAAAGCGAAGACAATATCACCAAGAAACAGCATGGACATCTGGGTAGATCTTTCAGTGCTGGTTTTCATCAAGAGTCCATGTGGAAGAAAATGTGTAATCTTCATGAGAGGAGGAACAGTGGATATCAGAGTTATACTGATTATGATGGGAATGATAGAAATTAA
- the BIVM gene encoding basic immunoglobulin-like variable motif-containing protein isoform X2 yields MPNVAEGERENGSGHKENRPEKKSPEATLHDDVKPYCTSDASATSLGPTGDGHYPWGCPVTHTREKIYTICSDYAFLNQVTSVHKSPSATVSACLPDSAALNVGNNTPNFIDIQSGASEIIYHEDTNLEHLSSSLGKLPLAWEIDKSEFNGVTPNLKNRAGNMKKQVTKKKSLDKKSKQYRECSQHSTVEEIKQRKVLDLRRWYCISRPQYKTSCGISSLVSCWNYLYSTLGTGNLPPITQEEALHILGFQPPFEEIRFGPFTGNTTLMRWFRQINDHFHVKGCSYVLYKPHGKNKTAGETAAGALVKLTQGLKDESMAYIYHCQNHYFCPIGFEATPVKASKAYRGHLLQQEVEYWILIGESSRKHPTIHCKKWIDIVTDLNTQNPEYLDIRHLERGLQYRKTKKVGGNLHCIISFQRLNWQRFGPWNFPFGNIRRDMQPQAQGIAKSESEDNITKKQHGHLGRSFSAGFHQESMWKKMCNLHERRNSGYQSYTDYDGNDRN; encoded by the exons ATGCCTAACGTTGCAGAAGGTGAAAGGGAGAATGGTTCTGGACATAAAGAAAACAGacctgaaaaaaaatctccagaagCTACTCTTCATGATGATGTAAAGCCATATTGCACTTCAGATGCATCTGCTACGTCACTGGGTCCTACTGGAGATGGGCATTATCCGTGGGGGTGTCCTGTGACTCACACCCGAGAAAAAATTTATACCATCTGCTCAGACTATGCTTTTTTAAATCAGGTAACGTCTGTTCATAAAAGTCCAAGTGCTACAGTTAGTGCCTGCCTACCAGATAGTGCTGCCTTAAATGTTGGAAATAATACACCTAACTTCATTGACATTCAAAGTGGAGCTTCTGAGATAATCTACCATGAAGACACTAACTTGGAACATTTATCTAGTAGTCTTGGAAAGCTTCCACTGGCATGGGAAATTGACAAATCCGAGTTCAATGGAGTGACCCCAAATCTGAAAAACAGAGCAG GCAACATGAAGAAACAAGTAACAAAGAAAAAATCTTTggacaaaaaaagcaaacaatacaGGGAGTGTTCTCAACATTCCACCGTTGAAGAAATAAAGCAGCGGAAAGTGCTCGACCTCAGGAGATG GTACTGTATTAGCCGACCCCAATACAAGACTTCCTGTGGAATTTCCTCTCTAGTATCTTGCTGGAATTACTTATATAGCACACTGGGAACTGGAAA CCTACCACCTATTACTCAAGAAGAAGCCTTGCATATTTTGGGCTTTCAACCCCCATTTGAGGAAATTAGATTTGGTCCCTTTACAGGAAATACAACTTTAATGAG ATGGTTTAGACAAATTAATGATCATTTCCATGTAAAAGGATGTTCATATGTTCTATATAAACCTCATGGGAAGAACAAGACAGCTGGAGAAACTG CTGCAGGGGCCTTGGTAAAGTTAACACAAGGACTGAAAGATGAATCGATGGCCTATATCTATCATTGCCAAAATCATTATTTTTGTCCAATTGGATTTGAAGCTACCCCTGTAAAAGCTAGTAAAGCATACAG AGGTCACCTCTTGCAACAAGAAGTGGAGTATTGGATCTTAATTGGAGAATCAAGTAGAAAACACCCTACCATTCACTGTAAAAA GTGGATAGATATTGTTACAGACCTGAACACTCAAAATCCAGAATACTTGGATATTCGGCACCTGGAGAGGGGTCTGCAGTATAGAAAAACAAAGAAG GTAGGAGGAAATCTGCACTGTATCATTTCTTTTCAGAGACTTAACTGGCAAAGGTTTGGTCCTTGGAACTTCCCATTTGGAAACATTAGACGAGATATGCAACCACAAGCACAAGGAATTGCGAAATCTGAAAGCGAAGACAATATCACCAAGAAACAGCATGGACATCTGGGTAGATCTTTCAGTGCTGGTTTTCATCAAGAGTCCATGTGGAAGAAAATGTGTAATCTTCATGAGAGGAGGAACAGTGGATATCAGAGTTATACTGATTATGATGGGAATGATAGAAATTAA
- the BIVM gene encoding basic immunoglobulin-like variable motif-containing protein isoform X3 — protein MKKQVTKKKSLDKKSKQYRECSQHSTVEEIKQRKVLDLRRWYCISRPQYKTSCGISSLVSCWNYLYSTLGTGNLPPITQEEALHILGFQPPFEEIRFGPFTGNTTLMRWFRQINDHFHVKGCSYVLYKPHGKNKTAGETAAGALVKLTQGLKDESMAYIYHCQNHYFCPIGFEATPVKASKAYSRGHLLQQEVEYWILIGESSRKHPTIHCKKWIDIVTDLNTQNPEYLDIRHLERGLQYRKTKKVGGNLHCIISFQRLNWQRFGPWNFPFGNIRRDMQPQAQGIAKSESEDNITKKQHGHLGRSFSAGFHQESMWKKMCNLHERRNSGYQSYTDYDGNDRN, from the exons ATGAAGAAACAAGTAACAAAGAAAAAATCTTTggacaaaaaaagcaaacaatacaGGGAGTGTTCTCAACATTCCACCGTTGAAGAAATAAAGCAGCGGAAAGTGCTCGACCTCAGGAGATG GTACTGTATTAGCCGACCCCAATACAAGACTTCCTGTGGAATTTCCTCTCTAGTATCTTGCTGGAATTACTTATATAGCACACTGGGAACTGGAAA CCTACCACCTATTACTCAAGAAGAAGCCTTGCATATTTTGGGCTTTCAACCCCCATTTGAGGAAATTAGATTTGGTCCCTTTACAGGAAATACAACTTTAATGAG ATGGTTTAGACAAATTAATGATCATTTCCATGTAAAAGGATGTTCATATGTTCTATATAAACCTCATGGGAAGAACAAGACAGCTGGAGAAACTG CTGCAGGGGCCTTGGTAAAGTTAACACAAGGACTGAAAGATGAATCGATGGCCTATATCTATCATTGCCAAAATCATTATTTTTGTCCAATTGGATTTGAAGCTACCCCTGTAAAAGCTAGTAAAGCATACAG CAGAGGTCACCTCTTGCAACAAGAAGTGGAGTATTGGATCTTAATTGGAGAATCAAGTAGAAAACACCCTACCATTCACTGTAAAAA GTGGATAGATATTGTTACAGACCTGAACACTCAAAATCCAGAATACTTGGATATTCGGCACCTGGAGAGGGGTCTGCAGTATAGAAAAACAAAGAAG GTAGGAGGAAATCTGCACTGTATCATTTCTTTTCAGAGACTTAACTGGCAAAGGTTTGGTCCTTGGAACTTCCCATTTGGAAACATTAGACGAGATATGCAACCACAAGCACAAGGAATTGCGAAATCTGAAAGCGAAGACAATATCACCAAGAAACAGCATGGACATCTGGGTAGATCTTTCAGTGCTGGTTTTCATCAAGAGTCCATGTGGAAGAAAATGTGTAATCTTCATGAGAGGAGGAACAGTGGATATCAGAGTTATACTGATTATGATGGGAATGATAGAAATTAA